The DNA sequence CCCGACTCAACAACGCCTAACATGAACCATTTAGGGTCAATTCCATGCTATCTTTTGCCATTCTAAGGATCTGCTTGATCCAGGGTCATGTCTTTCAAAAGATATAGCGACTAATgggaaattctaaaatttaatcaaTCCTACTGGGTGATTTGCCACAACAGAGGAGAGTTACCAAAAAAACGATTATTCATTGGCTTTAATTAGTTGAAGAACGATGCTAACCTACTTGTCATCTCCTCATTTGGCTTATAACATTTTACTTGTTATACAAAATTCTTGGAACTATATGATCCAAAATGGCAACTTGAAGGAAGGAATGGTGACAAAAAAGCAACAATAGTTTATAACCTTTGAAATATTGAGTcacacaaaaagaagaaagaatattAGTTACCTTAGGGCAACATGCCGTAATCTTCGACGTACAAGTCGTGCATTTAAGCTGCAAGCCATgaaatactattaaatattgATAGATGAATAGAAGGCACCAAAATAAAAACcgaaaaagaaatagaatacAGGCCCTGCAATCATATCCCATGGTTACAGTCCCCTGCAGAGCATAGCACATGTAAATTATCAATATGATACAGCTCATAGAATTCAACATCCTAGTTGAATACTTCTTCTAATGTAGAAAATTCAAGACTCCCATCAACTTGAAAAAagggtgaaaaaaaaagttaaaggtTAGACCAGTGTAGTTCAAATTTCAAGATGTTAATtcatacttttttaaaaaataattataatctaCACAAACTGgacaacttaaaaaatataagtagtTTCAATGGGGTAAAAAATGACAATATGTGCTTACTCAgcaaaatttctaatatttcaaaatctGAGTGGCTCTTGTTACctatataaataagttaaaagttacatatccaaaaattaattaataagtatCTAAACCACAGATCGGAGTtacagaaagaagaaaaaataactcAAAGCAAGAAATCCTGCCCTAACTATCTAGGACCACCTGCATGAGCGCTCCCTCATCATCAGTGTTTTACATAGGGTCATACCTCAATTTATTCAGAGGATATCATAGATTTTGTCAGCCCGCAACCCGCATTCTACCAGGTTAGTAGCAATCCTTACTGTTGCAGCCACTAGTCTTAAACATACAGTTCAACCACAGTTCTCTCAAACTGGCTCCATCGGTATTACTTTTTCTTCTTGGAAATGCAATCATTTACAACTTTTTCCCTTCATTCTCAAGACTAATATTTTGTGAATATATTTCTttaacatttaaacaaaatctACCAGAGAGAAGAGATCCAAACGTAAAAAGATGAAAGGCCATTGAAGAACCTACCCACAAGATGTTTATTCATATTGGTTTTTTGTTTCAGCTTTAGTTATAATTAAAGGcgtcaagggaagaaaataggACTATAACAAGAATATCCCACACACTTGGTAATCAACAAGcgaacccaaaaaaaaaaaaaaaaaagcgaaaAGGTTGAGgtgaaataagagaaaaaaaggagaaaccTTGACCTTGACGGATATGCAACATGGACCTTTGAGACCTCCTTGGAGATAGATTTGAGGAAAATCTCAGAAGGCTTAACACGAGCCAAAAGACGCAAACCCAATCTGCATCACCACAATATGATTCAGTCCCTCTTTtactttaaaaaggaaaaaagaatgataaaacaGGGGGTgtaaatttaaagagaaaagtCAGGATTACCCATAAAGCTTGTTTTTCAAAGTTCCCTCGGGCGCCTTCTCCAGACCCACCCAAGCTTTATTCAtctaaaaatattggaaataagAAACGAGTAAGGAGAGTTGAAGAAGAGTAAacggaaaaaagaaagaggggaGACCTTGTTGGAGGCGAAATCGAGAAGGAGCTCGGCATTAGCGTTGAGGGGCTTTGGATTGGAGGAGATGCGGTTCCAGAGGTCTCTGAGAGTGGAAGGAGTATGAGCAGCCTGAGAGTCGGCAGCAGCGGGGTCTACGGATCTGGAGAAACACCACTTTCTTCCTTTGATCGGGAAGACCACCAATCGAGCTTTCATTCTTGAAAACCTACCCTAtcttaattcaatttcattCCTCTTATGTTTTTTTACATTGGAAGCAAATGGAAGCCCAGAGAATTCAAGTTCGAAAAATGAACTTTGAATCGCACAGAGAAAGTATTTGTGGAGGGGGGTGAAAACGAAATGCGAAAACGAGGTGAATCGCCGCGCATTTGAAGGCAAGACGgttttttaattcttcttttttaatttttttttgttggaaatgtataaaaatggtaataaaaGTGAGGTCACGAAGCCGATGGA is a window from the Vitis riparia cultivar Riparia Gloire de Montpellier isolate 1030 chromosome 9, EGFV_Vit.rip_1.0, whole genome shotgun sequence genome containing:
- the LOC117922790 gene encoding uncharacterized protein YDL183C isoform X2; translation: MKARLVVFPIKGRKWCFSRSVDPAAADSQAAHTPSTLRDLWNRISSNPKPLNANAELLLDFASNKMNKAWVGLEKAPEGTLKNKLYGLGLRLLARVKPSEIFLKSISKEVSKVHVAYPSSLNARLVRRRLRHVALRGNFIHKKYFYGSVSLLPFTFAFSVLPLPNIPFFWISFRTYSHWQALQGSERLLRLVSDCIETQKSDASNKSKDEIHKSLGCPWVLEPSEELEKLLCIGDANDGVNKNAVSDICKTFHLNKNDILKFWDSM
- the LOC117922790 gene encoding uncharacterized protein YDL183C isoform X1, coding for MKARLVVFPIKGRKWCFSRSVDPAAADSQAAHTPSTLRDLWNRISSNPKPLNANAELLLDFASNKMNKAWVGLEKAPEGTLKNKLYGLGLRLLARVKPSEIFLKSISKEVSKVHVAYPSRSSLNARLVRRRLRHVALRGNFIHKKYFYGSVSLLPFTFAFSVLPLPNIPFFWISFRTYSHWQALQGSERLLRLVSDCIETQKSDASNKSKDEIHKSLGCPWVLEPSEELEKLLCIGDANDGVNKNAVSDICKTFHLNKNDILKFWDSM